DNA sequence from the Armigeres subalbatus isolate Guangzhou_Male chromosome 1, GZ_Asu_2, whole genome shotgun sequence genome:
ttagttgattttttacaattctataaaaaataaacacgagagtgtccattataggaatattttggggggtccataatagggaagaagaacgtcccgaaacgaaacatgaaaatcaaatgaagtgtcgactatagagaaccaatttcctattatggacccccagggggtctactatagggtaAATTTAGTCCGACTTTACAATGTTAATTTTaaagaataacgtcgagtatttgagcgttttatgtatgtatcgtaaagaggagatgcagagcttgatattagatatcacgcaaaattaatattttgaaaatttccactcgttatgccaggaagagcaaaattttgctactagggggtccactattgggtattTTACCCTAGGTCTTTCAGTTTCATGGAAAACAGCATAGCTacatattgtcagattttctggatatgatacactgcgcggcgtttgtagtgttcccaaatgggtacttgcacaaaacttcacgcggcgaatgactgtcgaaaggtatggccgcgccaaacgatacaccgcaatgctattcacccataataatcaagtaaacggggtgcagaaaacGCGGCGGAACCTTTCATGAAGCGTACTGATGTCGTGGGAACcaccttcaatacatttttcgaactaaatctatcacatcgagtttcagacatattaATTAATAACCACTCCGGGAGGCTCAATACCCGGAATATAGGTAATTAAATAAATCAATGTTAAAATTGGAGTACTTCACATTAGTTACATTTAGAGTAAGTTCaactaaacatttttttgttcagtTGAGAATAAATTTTGTGTAATTCAAAAAAGCCAAGAAAAGTCATGCGTTCTGGTGATGCATCGGTGTATCATCTCATAGAGGCTTGACTGTAAAAGGTTTccaattggatttggaaaacATATTCTCATAAGCATAACATAGTCAAAGCAGATACAATATGCTATGCTTCTTTGTATAATATCTGATTCGAATATGACAGTCGAGGGGCTGGAACGGCAATTCTTATTGGGAAGCTCACATGCGCCTTTGAGCTACCCGTTTTCACACCcacaaatacaaaacataataTAAAACATGATATTCATAAGCGTCTTGTTTACCATTTGTTTTCGGCATAGATTTCGTCTGCTTTCGGTCGACAAATGTAAAATCATTAATTAAAAGTTGAATTAAgtaaatttatcaaaattttgaagcaaaaagtaaactaCTAGTCCAACAATGTATTATTAGTTTGTAGTAGGATGTTTTCGCCGCATCCACCCAACATAAATTTATGTGTTTATTCTAAGAGCAGTCGTGACTGAAACAATCTATTCAATGGCCGTCCGTGAAAGAATTTCTCGAATAGGTTTGTAAGTGAATGGAATCTATTATCAACTACAGCCCGAGACTGATAGAAGAGCACAATGGTACACTTCTGCAAGCTTTGCCAACTGCTCCACAAGGGCATGGACTTCATCGAGTGCGATGAAACGAACGTCTGGCTCTTGGAGGCCGTGTTCAGGCTGAAAATTGTTCCGATAAACGGACGAGTGGAGCCGGTCTGCCAGAAATGCATCACCAAGTACAACAAGGTGATGAGGCGCAAGCGGAAGGAGAACGGTGGATTTCCGATTTCGCAGAATCAGATATTCCCCATCACAACGACGACGGTGACTTCGTCTACGCAGCTGGTCATATCCGGTCCAATGATGAACGAGGTCGTGCAGAGACAACTGCAGGAGCAGCCGCAAATGTCGCTGGCGACGGCGGCACAGCTTCGGGAGGAGGACTCGTCGACAGAGACGTCGATCATGACTTCGAATAGCTTTCAGTTGAATATAACTGGCGCTGCGGCTGTGTACAGGACAGCAGGCAAGGATGGTAGGAGTAGTTCGGAAGATGAGAGCTCCGTTGCTATTATCAGCGATGTTGAAGACGACGAGGATGACGATGGTGATGATGGAGAAGGGGATAGTAGTGATAGTAGCGATTGTTGCAGTGAGGATTCCGATGAGAGTAGCTACAGTTATAGTTCGAGTAGTAGCAGTGGGAGTTCATCGCTCACGCAAGCCAGCTTGGCAGCAGATGATCGAGAGTTGGAGAATGTCGCCGAGACTGAATCGTTAAGCTCCTTCGTGGAGCGCGATGAGCTTGAGGGCAATGACGAGTTGGTGTCCATTGTGGAGCTAAAGGATTCTGTACTGATGGAACAGGCTAAGGAAACTGTCCAACAGgagaaaaaatcaaagaaaaagcGAAGTAAGCAGGCAGGTTCTACGCAGCATGTTTGCGAGGTTTGTGAGAAGACGTTCTCAAAAGCAGTCTACTTGAAGGTTCATATGCGAACTCACACTGGAGAAAAACCTTTTGCATGTGATATATGTTTTAAAAGTTTTACTCAAGCGTCCAGCTTGAATACGCACAAGCGGCTGCATTCGAACATAAAACCTTTTGTTTGCCAGGTGAGTGACTGCCGGATGATTGAAAggataaaatatcaaaatcgtTTTATATTTTAGGTTTGTGGAGCGGAGTACACTAGTTCTGGCAACTACAGAGTTCATCTGAGGACGCACACATTAGAAAAACCTTATAAATGTAGTTACTGTGAAAAGACGTTCAACCAACTGACATCTAAGAAGCTTCACGAGAGAGTTCACAATAATGAAAAACCTTATGTTTGTCAGGTGAGTCGCCGTAACGTTGATTTGTTCTGCAAAAGCTAACGCTTCTTGATCCCCAGGTTTGCATGAAGGCCTTTACCAACATAAGCAATTTGCATGTACATTCCCGAACGCACAATAACCAGCGGCCATATTCGTGCAATCAGTGCGGAAAACGATTTGCCCAATCGCAAACTCTGAAAACGCATATTCTATCAACACACACCGCGGATCGGCCGTTCAAATGTGATCTTTGTCCTAGAACCTATGCCACTCAGTCCAACCTTCGCAACCATCAAAACAGTCATCTGAAGGAGAAGCCATTTATCTGCAATGAATGCGATCGTCGGTTCACTCAAAAAAGTACATTGAAGACCCATTTGCTATCCCATCGCAAAGAGAAAGACTTTAAATGTGCCGAATGTGAAAAATGCTTCCCTACGCAAGGCCACTTGAACACGCACTGTAAGCAGGCCCACAATATGAAATCCGCAGTGCCACAGCGTGTGTTCGACTGCAGTGAATGCGATCGGGTGTTCAAATTCAGGGCCCGTTATGTTACCCACATGCGTACGGTTCATCAGAAGGAAGTCGACGTAATgccaaagaaggaagaagcggGATTTCCGGATGCAAGTCATTTAAATGGGGAAGCCGAAGACTCAGTAATATTAGACTTTGACGATATTCCCCCGGATCTAGTTCCTGATATTCATTTTAtctagtgttctattagcatggTAAAATAGAGAAAACATtactccttttgggataaaatTTGTGTTTTATTCGACGTCATTCACTGCGCATGCGCTGAACAGTAATGATTCGATTTTATAACGAGATCATTGGAAATATAATTAGGAAACCTGGTTCCGTAATGTTTGATAGCAATTGAGCCGATAGAATAATTCATCAAAAAGAAAAGCAAATTCTTGAAATCGGTACTGTGAGACTCGGAAACACTATTGACTTTCAAAAGGTTAATGAATTCTAAGTTTCAAAGCACCTTCACAATCTAACTTATTAATCTTGAAACGTCAACATACTTACTTCGGTACAAGAGCGCTTCGATACATTCACATGACAGGAAATCAATTGTGAAAAAACAGCTTCCTGTTAAATATTTTTGATGACAATCGACAATTGATGAGATCGAACCGTTTCTATATGTTTACGTTGACAAACACCTGTTGGATTTGTTTTTGAGAATGCTAACTTACAATGCCAAATCTACAACCGCCTTGAAAATGCATTATTACACATGTTAGCTATTAATAACCCTTCCACATGGATTATTGATCaaatatttgtgaaaatttgttCACCCGACCCAAGCAAGCATGGAAATTGAAAATCTTCCCATTGAAGTAAGTAATCGTAGTAGACTTTGAATTTGTATTCTTATCGATGTAGCCTACTTTATCTATTCCAGTTGCTGGAAAAAATCTTCCAGCTCCTACCTACGGAAGACCTGGAGAGTGTTGCTTTAGTTTGCCTTGCGTGGAAAGATATTATTCTCACGACCATAATTCCGAAGTATGTGACCATTCACCTAAAACCGGTCCATCCAGTTACACATCAACTGATCACGATGCCGTCATTACTGTCCATGCACTCAAAGAATCCCTTCGTGAAATCACATTACAAAATCACAATTTCCAATGAAGAATTAGTGCATTCGCCAGAGTTTATCGATTTCTTCAAGCAGTGCggttccaacataaaatacctCCACCTGCAAGTCATTCAACTgtcggaagaaattctcaaagcaTTTCCCTATTTAGAAAACTTGGAAGAACTGTGTTTAACAACCGAATCCGATGAACTTTACGCCCCGAAACCGAAGCATCCTGAAGATTACCTATCCGTCTTCAAAAACCTCAAATCTCTTAACCTTTTCCTCCCCAACTATTTCATCCTTCTCAACGCTCCTCTCCTATCTTCTTGTCCCCTCGCCCGCATATGCTTCGAACGCTTCGAAGTAGATCTGCGCCACCTGAAGCCTCTTCTGCAGCAGCACTCCCCCACCCTACGCGAAGTCACGGTCAAGGTGGAAGAAATGAAACCCTTCCTACAATTCCTTAACTCCCTCTCGGATCTCAAACTGCGCAAACTCAACATCAAGAGCGGTGGCAACGAGGACGATTTCACCGATGCGCTCGTCCAGCTGTTCGACCTACAACCCCAGCTGCGGGTCCTCCGAATCGGGTCCGAGTTGTCCCTACGAGCTGTTTCGCAAATTCCGAAGATGTTGCTCGAATTGGAGGAACTGGAGCTGATCGCCGAGAGCATCCACGACTGCAAGGCATTCGCCGAGTTGAAGCAGCTTCGCAAGTTAACCATGTCGCTGTACGACGTCCGCGCTTGGGACGAAACGGCTTCCATTGAGAGCGTAGTGGACTTTTCGCTTTCCGTGACGTTTCCGCTGGTTTCGCCGGCCGTGTTCTGCTCATTCCCAAACGCCCGGCGTCTCTATTTGGAAGACGTTGACGACGATTCACTCATGCGAGATATCATCGTGGTTCAGACCTTGATGGACAAGGTTCAACGGGTAGAGCACTTGGATTTGGAGAACTATGTGGTGAGTAAACTACAATGTCCGATCATGATTTTTAACTACGTCATTTACTGATTGCCCCGTAGCTCAAAGAACGTGAAATTCTGAACGAAAGCGTCCAACGATTCGACACGATCGAAGGTTTGAAAACGCTCAAGTACAGCTGCCGGGATATGTCGGATGCGTCGTTGCTGACGATGGCACTGCCGGAGCTGCGGGAACTCCACCTGACGCACTGTCCTCGGGTGACTTTCAAGGGAGTTTCTTTTTTGGTACGCAACTGTCCGCTGATCGAAACGCTGCACATCGAATACAACAAAGCGGGATTCAACGACGATTGTATGGATATTATAACGAGGAAATTGACGCGCCTTCGGCGGTTGCATTTGGTTAATTTGAAAGGATTGACCAATGCGAGCGTGGAGATTATTTTGACCAATTGCAAACGATTGAGGGTAACGACTTCGAGAATTTTTTTAAGTGTACTTCTCAAAGCTTTCACGCAATTCATTTCAGGAGTTAACATTTTCCTACTGCATTGGTATAACAATGGACAAGGCGGATGCTATTGAGAAACTCAGTGCACTAAAGACATTGCGCAATTTAGTCTACAGTTGAAACACTTACGTGGGAGAATTTAAATCGTTGGTTTGTCGAAGATATCGCAAGGTTATGCTATGAAATAAAACAGTTTATTGTATGTTAAAAATTTCagtgaatattttaatttagatGCTTCATCTATACGATTTAAagtataaataattaaaaagcaaatcaaattcaatccgtGTTTTATGTCCCTTGGGATTATCACCTGAACACCAGTAGGATAGCTTATTTAAAGCATCAGCACCACTAGGCCTGgaccagtgacgggaaatgtcatatcgatgtcatgggactaacttgctaataacttttctcacaagtcatttacaataAAGTTTCCCTtataaacatgtagcctttAAGGGATCCGACAACTTTTTCTAACAGGTtatttctctaaatatgatattggcggcgtgagagcagAATTAgtatcaaatgacattaatgtcatgacattccgtgacattttttaaatctcgctctcatggctcacgctttgtatttagaacaatgatctgttcgacaaagttctaggactttttaagtactacatgtttatcaaaaaatcttaactgtaaatgacttttggaaaaagttattaagaaatcagaaatagcaatgccatgacattttttgacatttcccatcactggccTGGACCACTATAGGTGTTAGGAAACAGCGAATAAAATGTTTATAAAACCATACGCAGTACAAGCTATGGTGTTCAACCTTCGGCAACATTTTGCTGTTGAATGGCCTTCCCATGTCAGAAAAGACAGTGTTCTGGAAAATGTTCAATGTTCATCATCATATAAACGATCAGCCATACGAacagatggagacgcatggctCATAAAGTTTTCATTACTGACACACAAATTCTATATTAACTTTACATCTTGCGTTTTATGCCAATTTCATTTCTTCTATTAGTTTTGTGGATTTATGAATGTGCCAATTCGCGAGTTTCTATAGTGCGAATTCAAAAATGTACAAATAGGTATCTGAATTTATTATATACCTACGGGTTTGCAGACTTACGAAGTGTACacactaaaaaaatattaacttcACAAGTCATCTAATCATGATTTGACATAAATTTTCTGTGACATAATCAAGAAAATGCAGTAATTTTGTGTTCATTCTAATGTATATttcgaatccaattttcaattcATATTGATCTGCGTTAAACTTAATTTCATATCCCAGAGGACGTAAATTTACATGATTTCTAATGATTACATTTCCAAGCAGTGCAGTGTGGCGCGGTTGCATTTATATCGTTTATTAGAAAGATTCACTGTCCTATAGTTTAGCGAAGAAAACAACTGGTTCCGACATTTATGAGAAAAGTTATACAATATCTAATTCTGTTTACCGATCTTGGTGTccatttcgtaaaaaaaaagttttattcgGCTAATTCGCAAAGTTGCTGAAGAAAACGCTTTCGAAGGGTTAGAACTTTTTGGGTGTTAGTGCCTCAAGTTAAATGTAAAGCAAAATTGGGAAGCAAGTGTTTGGTCAATTCAAAATTGTTTTCGCTCAATAGCTTGAAAAAGActatttgaaaattaaacaatgttttgtgatttccgTCGTGATGGTGTTTTATTATTGAATACTATAAAGTGAACACTTCACGGTGTGCAAATTATGTAAGTGGTTATTTCTGTCTACTCATGGATAAACGAATCATTTAAATTGTCAGTACTATGAAAAAATTTGGATATTATTAGCTTTAAGTTGAAGAGTGCAATTTTCAGTATTTTCTCGGAAGGAGTTGTAAATCATTTCTTGGAATAAGGAATGTTTATTTGGGGTGAAATATTTTGCGTGTTGTGGAATCATGCAAGTAACTGTTCATCGTCAGCAGGTATGTACAATCAAATACATAGTGATACTGAtattaaaaaaatgcataattacACGTCATGAAGTGAAAGTGAGCTAAGCTTGCTTTTACGTCATGACGTGTATTTTTTTGGGATTGTATtatcatgtaaatttaaaagcaAACGTAATTTGGCGACATATGAGCcgctccaattatgtgcatgtTATATGCCACAAATTTACACGGAATGTTTTGAGTGTGTAGagttaaaaatttaaacgtttgCTTTTCAATCCTCTTTACGGACTTGAATTAGTTTCTATTGGAGTGCTTCTAAACTTTGTGGAGTAATCATGGCTTTCCAGCAATCCTAAGAATCTAAGTATTCAtaacaaatttccaaaaatcctTAGGGCAATAGTCGTGGATGTTCCTGTAGTTGCGAtctgggagggagaaacagattaAAAAAACGTGTATGTTAAGCCCAGCCGAAATATAGCTGTCAGTGCGAGCCGAAAACAAAACTCTcgaaaagaaagaaaattttCCAAGGCAATATACCAACAAtaacaaccgtctaagacgaattaagtactctccatttaattccaccaattattttcgatatctttgcagatacgttgTTACGTGAGAATTCAGAATGCAGAACCCCTGTTTTGTATCTGTGCTGCAGACTTCGGGTTTTCATAAGTTTCGTTTTGTCCTTTATCTCACATAACAGAGTAAGTGAAAACATGAGACAGAACGTGTGCGTtagatttaaggtcactcctgacagaatccaagtttcaaagtgctcgcgttttcgggggcacaccactctatacggaagcaacgcacaactgtcatttttattttttcacgcatgctgagacgcagcaaagctgaatcaacaaaaatgactgttgtccgccgcctccgtatcgagtggtgtgcccccgaaaacgcgagcactttgaaacttggattctgtcaggagtgaccttaattctGATGTTGAAAACAGGACAAGGGCACCGCTCTTTCAGCAGGgcaaattgcaatgaaacatgAACGAAATCCGACAGAAATTCGTAATTTCTCGCCTTCGTAATTGCTACAGAACTGTACGAAGAACTTGCCAGCAATGTATGAATGATCAATCAATTCCGCAACCACCAATGATGGCGGATCTCCCACCAGAAAGATTGGCAGCTTTCTCGCGCCCCTTCACACATGTCGGTGTGGACTCGG
Encoded proteins:
- the LOC134208125 gene encoding uncharacterized protein LOC134208125, which translates into the protein MEIENLPIELLEKIFQLLPTEDLESVALVCLAWKDIILTTIIPKYVTIHLKPVHPVTHQLITMPSLLSMHSKNPFVKSHYKITISNEELVHSPEFIDFFKQCGSNIKYLHLQVIQLSEEILKAFPYLENLEELCLTTESDELYAPKPKHPEDYLSVFKNLKSLNLFLPNYFILLNAPLLSSCPLARICFERFEVDLRHLKPLLQQHSPTLREVTVKVEEMKPFLQFLNSLSDLKLRKLNIKSGGNEDDFTDALVQLFDLQPQLRVLRIGSELSLRAVSQIPKMLLELEELELIAESIHDCKAFAELKQLRKLTMSLYDVRAWDETASIESVVDFSLSVTFPLVSPAVFCSFPNARRLYLEDVDDDSLMRDIIVVQTLMDKVQRVEHLDLENYVLKEREILNESVQRFDTIEGLKTLKYSCRDMSDASLLTMALPELRELHLTHCPRVTFKGVSFLVRNCPLIETLHIEYNKAGFNDDCMDIITRKLTRLRRLHLVNLKGLTNASVEIILTNCKRLRELTFSYCIGITMDKADAIEKLSALKTLRNLVYS
- the LOC134208124 gene encoding zinc finger protein ZFP2-like, which codes for MVHFCKLCQLLHKGMDFIECDETNVWLLEAVFRLKIVPINGRVEPVCQKCITKYNKVMRRKRKENGGFPISQNQIFPITTTTVTSSTQLVISGPMMNEVVQRQLQEQPQMSLATAAQLREEDSSTETSIMTSNSFQLNITGAAAVYRTAGKDGRSSSEDESSVAIISDVEDDEDDDGDDGEGDSSDSSDCCSEDSDESSYSYSSSSSSGSSSLTQASLAADDRELENVAETESLSSFVERDELEGNDELVSIVELKDSVLMEQAKETVQQEKKSKKKRSKQAGSTQHVCEVCEKTFSKAVYLKVHMRTHTGEKPFACDICFKSFTQASSLNTHKRLHSNIKPFVCQVCGAEYTSSGNYRVHLRTHTLEKPYKCSYCEKTFNQLTSKKLHERVHNNEKPYVCQVCMKAFTNISNLHVHSRTHNNQRPYSCNQCGKRFAQSQTLKTHILSTHTADRPFKCDLCPRTYATQSNLRNHQNSHLKEKPFICNECDRRFTQKSTLKTHLLSHRKEKDFKCAECEKCFPTQGHLNTHCKQAHNMKSAVPQRVFDCSECDRVFKFRARYVTHMRTVHQKEVDVMPKKEEAGFPDASHLNGEAEDSVILDFDDIPPDLVPDIHFI